The uncultured Bacteroides sp. genome includes the window GCACTTTCTGAAGCATTGTTATCGTAGGGTACATCCGGGTCATACAAGAACTTGAATATATAGTCCTTTTTTCTTGCCAACGCTTTTCTGAATCCCCAAAACTCTTTTTGGTACTGCCACAAGGGTTCGTTTAACAGCTCGTCGAGCTTTTGTTCAAACTCCTGCCTCGGTATATTTTCCCACTTCTTAGTCTTCCTTTGGTGGATGGCATCCCGCAGTAGCTCGAGAAACCTTTGGGACCATGTTTGCTTCTTATTGAGTTCACTCAGATAGTTCAATTCCCGCAACAAATGAGCCAGACAAATCTGATGCTCTTTTACCGGTATGCAGAAATAGGAACTGTGTCGGTCAGTCACCAGTGTGGCTTTGGACAATCCTTCAGGAAATTCTTTATAAATCTGAACGGTGTTAGTGTAAGAGATAAACGCTTGTATGCGGGGGCCGTAAGATATTCTGGAACGAACATCCACCGGAAAATCTGCTTTATTGATGTGTCCGCAAGTGCATTCTCTGCTATAAATCCGATGTTCGGTTACTACGGGGACTATGGCAGGAAGATCAATGACCTGACGTGCACCTTGCTCTGTGTAGGGAATGTCTGACAAAGAACTTCCGCAATGCCTACAATACTCACACACGTGGGTTTGAATAACATCCGGATGAGAACAATACTCCAAAGTATGTCCCGCATGACCGGGCTGCCCTCCGGTGGGCAGATCCGATTTCCCG containing:
- a CDS encoding transposase, whose translation is MEEKLNDIPFILSTLYEELNSLRNKFSIVGKEKKTLLKELSSKDRLLSLKDQEIKRLTGENLKLQKKLSSFELPVKNSHDSSIPGSKNPIASAQILRTRSLRGKSDLPTGGQPGHAGHTLEYCSHPDVIQTHVCEYCRHCGSSLSDIPYTEQGARQVIDLPAIVPVVTEHRIYSRECTCGHINKADFPVDVRSRISYGPRIQAFISYTNTVQIYKEFPEGLSKATLVTDRHSSYFCIPVKEHQICLAHLLRELNYLSELNKKQTWSQRFLELLRDAIHQRKTKKWENIPRQEFEQKLDELLNEPLWQYQKEFWGFRKALARKKDYIFKFLYDPDVPYDNNASESAIRIIKTELKVCGCFRSEKGADTFMQLHSIVDTAKKNQISRYKTLLAIAKMPAEDHCKPKEQPE